A genomic window from Litoreibacter janthinus includes:
- a CDS encoding Bug family tripartite tricarboxylate transporter substrate binding protein — MTNRLFKALMTSAVLGLSATTAISAAECIAPANPGGGWDFTCRQIGKIMYDIKAVDTPVQVTNMPGAGGGLAYNHVVSERSDDGDLIVAASSATTTRLAQNAYAGMTADQVRFVGAIGADPGVIVVAADSPFKSLGDLVDAIKAEPGSVAFAGGSAVGGFDHMKPLMILQKAGFTDITKVKYIGVDGGADAITQTVGGFTQAMTGDMSEVVSFLSNGDIRVIAVLTDERVPGFDDIPTAKEQGYDVVAVNWRGLYVPKGISDEKFDEWAGKLQQVADSDEWAQAMKDNGLAPFTKVGGDFQSYVDGLVADIAAMSKELGVTQ, encoded by the coding sequence ATGACGAACCGTCTTTTTAAGGCGCTCATGACGAGTGCCGTTTTGGGCCTGTCGGCCACCACCGCAATTTCCGCTGCTGAATGTATCGCGCCTGCCAACCCTGGCGGCGGCTGGGATTTCACTTGCCGCCAAATCGGCAAGATCATGTATGACATCAAAGCCGTTGATACACCTGTTCAGGTGACCAACATGCCGGGTGCCGGTGGCGGTCTTGCTTACAACCACGTTGTTTCCGAGCGTTCCGATGATGGCGACCTGATTGTCGCCGCATCTTCCGCCACCACCACGCGACTGGCACAAAATGCTTACGCTGGCATGACGGCTGACCAAGTGCGCTTTGTTGGCGCAATCGGTGCCGATCCGGGTGTTATCGTTGTGGCCGCTGACAGCCCGTTCAAATCATTGGGCGATCTGGTTGATGCCATCAAGGCCGAGCCAGGTTCTGTTGCATTTGCTGGCGGCTCTGCCGTGGGTGGGTTTGACCACATGAAGCCGCTGATGATTTTGCAGAAGGCAGGCTTCACCGACATCACCAAAGTTAAATACATCGGTGTTGACGGTGGCGCGGATGCGATCACGCAAACCGTGGGTGGCTTCACCCAAGCCATGACTGGCGACATGTCCGAAGTTGTGTCGTTCTTGTCCAACGGTGACATCCGCGTCATCGCGGTGCTCACTGACGAGCGCGTGCCGGGCTTTGACGATATCCCGACTGCAAAAGAGCAGGGCTATGATGTGGTTGCGGTGAACTGGCGTGGTCTCTACGTGCCTAAGGGCATCTCTGACGAGAAGTTCGACGAATGGGCCGGTAAGCTGCAGCAAGTTGCTGACAGCGATGAGTGGGCGCAGGCGATGAAAGACAACGGCTTGGCCCCGTTCACCAAAGTCGGTGGCGATTTCCAATCCTACGTCGATGGTCTTGTTGCAGACATCGCCGCAATGTCCAAAGAACTGGGAGTTACCCAGTAA
- a CDS encoding tripartite tricarboxylate transporter TctB family protein, whose protein sequence is MASDRIFGLVTLITAVAYLAAATQIQTNLFSGEFLPKLFPMLIGGVAALSSLYMVFKPDAEPDWPPAGSWISMGVAVAVLSIYAVLLKPLGFILPTIFAAGILSYQISPRAKPAMLAGIGLSLGLFVLFKFALGLGNIVAYRIPTPAKLWDAISILIPFVGH, encoded by the coding sequence ATGGCCTCTGACCGGATATTTGGTCTGGTCACTCTGATCACGGCGGTCGCGTATCTCGCGGCCGCCACTCAGATTCAGACAAACCTGTTCTCTGGTGAATTTTTGCCGAAGTTGTTTCCGATGCTGATCGGAGGCGTGGCGGCGCTTTCTTCGTTGTACATGGTTTTCAAGCCGGACGCGGAGCCTGACTGGCCTCCAGCAGGATCGTGGATATCTATGGGTGTCGCTGTGGCCGTGCTGTCGATCTATGCCGTGCTGTTGAAGCCGCTCGGCTTCATCCTACCGACAATCTTTGCCGCGGGCATCCTGAGCTATCAGATTTCGCCGCGCGCCAAGCCCGCAATGCTTGCAGGTATTGGCCTGTCTCTGGGACTTTTTGTGCTGTTCAAGTTCGCGCTTGGCCTTGGCAACATCGTTGCCTACCGCATTCCGACACCCGCGAAGCTGTGGGACGCGATCTCAATTCTTATTCCGTTCGTGGGGCACTGA